One Chordicoccus furentiruminis DNA window includes the following coding sequences:
- a CDS encoding ketose-bisphosphate aldolase: MRYDYHELGLVNTAQMFENAYRYGYAVPALNFVSIEQLNAIVDAVIEKKSPVILLVSPNLHRQIGHEMTARLAQVATDRIRSAGLSIPAALHLDHGMTFEQVEMAVEGGFSSVMIDGSKLPFEENIALTRKVAEYAHARKVTVEAELGILKGKEEQGTEGTCESMYTDPEMAVDFIERSGCDSLAISIGTCHGLVKMKPNPDGTLPELRFDILSRIQERKPGFPIVLHGCSNIPKEYVDMINRHGGHIERTVGIPDEQVRKAAKMAVCKVNIATDGWICALANTRRILDENPDAIDSRVFSLKIRPILKELYEHKIDIMGSAGRA, from the coding sequence ATGAGATACGACTATCATGAGTTGGGACTGGTTAATACAGCGCAGATGTTTGAAAATGCATACCGATATGGTTACGCCGTTCCGGCGCTGAATTTTGTGTCCATTGAGCAGCTGAATGCGATCGTGGATGCGGTTATTGAAAAAAAATCACCGGTAATTCTGCTTGTTTCTCCGAATCTTCACCGACAGATCGGCCATGAGATGACGGCCAGACTGGCACAAGTGGCGACAGACCGAATCAGGTCCGCCGGCCTCTCCATTCCGGCAGCCCTGCACCTTGATCATGGAATGACATTCGAGCAGGTGGAGATGGCGGTGGAAGGCGGTTTCTCATCGGTTATGATCGACGGAAGCAAGCTGCCGTTTGAGGAGAACATCGCTCTGACCAGAAAAGTTGCTGAGTATGCTCATGCCCGGAAGGTGACGGTGGAGGCAGAACTTGGCATATTGAAGGGCAAGGAAGAACAGGGAACGGAGGGTACCTGTGAAAGCATGTATACGGACCCGGAAATGGCTGTCGATTTTATAGAGCGCTCTGGCTGCGACAGTCTGGCGATTTCCATCGGTACCTGCCACGGTCTCGTCAAGATGAAGCCGAATCCGGACGGGACACTGCCGGAGCTGAGGTTTGATATTCTGTCCCGTATTCAGGAACGTAAACCTGGTTTCCCGATCGTACTGCATGGCTGCTCCAACATTCCGAAAGAGTATGTCGACATGATCAACCGGCATGGAGGCCATATCGAGAGAACGGTTGGGATACCGGATGAGCAGGTCCGGAAGGCAGCGAAGATGGCTGTCTGCAAGGTGAATATCGCGACGGATGGCTGGATCTGCGCGCTGGCCAATACGAGACGCATTCTGGACGAAAATCCTGACGCTATCGACAGCCGGGTTTTCTCATTGAAAATCCGTCCGATCCTGAAAGAGCTGTATGAACACAAAATTGACATTATGGGGAGTGCCGGGCGCGCATGA
- a CDS encoding DeoR/GlpR family DNA-binding transcription regulator, producing the protein MKAERQKKILDYLDKNGAVTTQELIDMTGSSPATVRRDLHDLSEQDMILKTRGGAQSLERGNVNGSTPVSSGYRPRNDIHFLSKKMIASKAAEFIGSGNHVFIGAGMTGNLLCRCLKKSALADVTVVTSNVTATLELAGDERFSIVLLGGTIHAGKNHIETLDDITMESLSRFYFDKAFFTVDGADPANGYTISNRFEMALYRYVLHHCEQSFLMLGSEKLNRSRFTRMGGLDEIKNVITDQVLPEEYMNRYRQCGVRVLLAERNGHLGKEECVRK; encoded by the coding sequence ATGAAGGCGGAGAGACAGAAAAAAATACTGGACTATCTGGACAAAAACGGTGCAGTAACCACTCAGGAGCTGATCGATATGACCGGTTCTTCTCCCGCGACTGTGCGCAGAGATCTCCATGATCTGAGCGAACAGGATATGATTCTGAAAACGCGCGGAGGGGCCCAGTCCCTGGAAAGAGGAAATGTGAATGGAAGCACGCCGGTATCTTCGGGGTACAGGCCACGCAATGATATCCATTTTCTCTCGAAGAAAATGATTGCGTCGAAAGCAGCGGAATTTATCGGGTCAGGCAACCATGTTTTCATCGGGGCGGGCATGACCGGCAATCTTCTTTGCCGGTGCCTGAAGAAATCTGCGCTTGCTGATGTGACAGTCGTCACCTCGAATGTAACCGCGACACTTGAACTGGCAGGAGATGAACGCTTTTCCATTGTTCTGCTGGGCGGAACGATTCATGCAGGAAAGAATCATATTGAGACACTGGATGATATCACCATGGAATCCCTGTCCCGCTTTTATTTTGATAAGGCTTTTTTTACCGTGGACGGAGCGGACCCGGCCAATGGTTATACGATCAGCAACCGCTTTGAGATGGCACTGTACAGATACGTTCTGCATCATTGCGAGCAGTCGTTTCTGATGCTCGGTTCGGAGAAACTGAACCGGAGCAGATTCACGCGTATGGGCGGACTGGATGAGATCAAAAATGTGATTACGGATCAGGTGCTGCCTGAAGAGTATATGAACCGGTACAGACAATGCGGCGTCCGGGTTCTGCTGGCGGAAAGAAACGGGCATTTGGGTAAGGAGGAGTGCGTGAGGAAATGA
- a CDS encoding diphosphate--fructose-6-phosphate 1-phosphotransferase: MNNVLYIQSGGPTSVINCSARGVIGQCREHSGEIGKIYAALHGIDGVIRNELYDCSMLNEQQLKDLALTPSMAFGSCRYMVREKTEDDYRSILCTLRAHQISMILLNGGNGSASAALKLMRHLKQMGFAGSVLLIPKTVDNDIAGIDHSPGFPSAARHVVTAVSELAHDMYTYDTDLIMAVEVMGRNTGYLAAAAMAACQTGWGPDLIYVPERTFSPEMFVRDVAGTLEKKGKCLAVLSEGVKTEDGKYLFEDTTVNKAADPSRNMGGITPYLSTLLRKHFTCKIRCIDLGLMQRCDAHNASPLDRKEAEKLGRYAVDAALRGLDGQMVTIRRLSDKPYTSRMECIPLEAVADVERTMDRRFLMKDRPFIRDGYLDYILPLIGRLPAYADLKIQRTGERG, from the coding sequence ATGAACAATGTTCTGTACATTCAGTCCGGAGGGCCTACTTCTGTGATCAATTGCAGTGCGCGCGGCGTCATCGGGCAATGCCGTGAGCATTCGGGTGAGATCGGTAAGATCTATGCTGCTCTGCATGGAATCGACGGGGTGATCAGAAACGAACTATACGATTGCTCTATGCTGAATGAACAGCAGCTGAAGGATCTGGCGCTTACTCCTTCAATGGCTTTCGGATCCTGCAGATATATGGTCAGAGAGAAAACGGAGGATGACTACAGAAGCATTCTTTGCACCCTGCGGGCTCATCAGATTTCCATGATTCTGTTGAACGGCGGAAATGGAAGCGCGTCGGCGGCCCTGAAGCTGATGCGGCATTTGAAACAGATGGGGTTCGCCGGATCCGTCCTGCTGATTCCAAAGACGGTGGATAATGATATTGCTGGGATTGATCATTCGCCGGGATTCCCATCCGCTGCGCGCCATGTGGTGACAGCGGTATCAGAGCTGGCGCATGATATGTATACGTATGATACGGATCTGATCATGGCCGTTGAGGTGATGGGAAGAAATACGGGATACCTTGCGGCAGCAGCGATGGCGGCCTGTCAGACTGGCTGGGGGCCTGATCTGATCTATGTGCCTGAGCGTACCTTTTCTCCTGAGATGTTTGTGAGGGATGTGGCAGGAACGCTGGAGAAAAAGGGAAAATGTCTTGCGGTATTGTCCGAGGGCGTAAAAACGGAGGACGGCAAATATCTGTTTGAAGACACCACGGTCAACAAAGCGGCGGACCCTTCCCGCAATATGGGAGGAATCACCCCTTATCTGAGCACACTTCTGCGAAAACATTTTACCTGCAAGATCCGCTGCATTGATCTCGGACTGATGCAGCGATGCGATGCTCATAATGCTTCCCCGCTGGATCGGAAAGAAGCGGAGAAACTTGGGAGATATGCGGTGGATGCGGCGCTGCGCGGGCTGGACGGCCAGATGGTGACGATCCGGCGGCTCTCGGATAAACCGTATACCAGCCGTATGGAATGCATTCCTCTGGAAGCCGTGGCGGATGTGGAGCGCACGATGGACCGGAGATTTCTGATGAAGGACAGACCTTTCATCAGAGATGGATACCTGGACTACATTCTTCCTCTGATCGGCAGGCTGCCGGCGTATGCTGATCTGAAAATACAAAGAACCGGCGAAAGGGGCTGA
- a CDS encoding carbohydrate kinase family protein gives MPMDDDEKRQDMVDIYCIGEMVIDMIPGSEPGSYLRKAGGAPANVAITAAKNGLKARMACKVGNDEFGRFLMETLRQNGVGQAVPALCDEAVTTLAFVTLREDGERVFTFARKPGADMMLSEDEVKESDIDEAAIIHAGSCSLSAHPEREATEKALRMAHEKGKLVSFDVNYRNLMWEDDLTACTEAVMGVLPCVDMLKISEEEAGMLGGEASFQQLMEKNGLTMLVETLGSQGAKAFFGNQTIEVPGQRVKAVDATGAGDAFWGAFLSYLRFHQVTKTADISADLIRDGMNYGNVSGCLCVQSKGAISSIPTRQQIEAYLAGRKE, from the coding sequence ATGCCGATGGATGATGATGAGAAGAGGCAGGATATGGTTGATATCTATTGCATTGGCGAAATGGTTATCGATATGATTCCGGGAAGTGAGCCGGGAAGCTATTTAAGGAAGGCGGGCGGCGCACCGGCGAATGTGGCAATTACAGCGGCGAAGAACGGACTGAAAGCCAGAATGGCCTGTAAGGTGGGAAACGATGAATTCGGACGTTTTCTGATGGAAACATTGCGGCAGAATGGTGTCGGCCAGGCTGTGCCGGCTCTGTGTGATGAAGCGGTCACGACGCTTGCGTTTGTTACGCTCAGAGAGGACGGTGAACGGGTATTCACCTTTGCGAGGAAGCCGGGTGCCGATATGATGCTCTCCGAAGACGAAGTAAAGGAGTCAGACATCGATGAGGCAGCAATCATCCATGCAGGGTCATGCTCCCTGTCTGCTCATCCGGAACGGGAAGCCACAGAGAAGGCGCTCCGGATGGCACATGAGAAAGGGAAACTGGTTTCTTTCGATGTCAATTACCGGAATCTGATGTGGGAAGATGATCTGACCGCATGCACGGAGGCTGTGATGGGCGTTCTGCCCTGTGTGGATATGCTGAAAATTTCCGAAGAGGAAGCAGGAATGCTCGGAGGTGAAGCATCGTTTCAGCAGCTTATGGAGAAGAACGGACTCACCATGCTTGTTGAAACGCTGGGGAGTCAGGGGGCGAAAGCCTTTTTCGGAAACCAGACGATTGAAGTGCCGGGTCAGAGAGTGAAAGCGGTGGATGCGACAGGAGCCGGAGATGCCTTCTGGGGGGCATTTCTTTCCTATCTTCGTTTCCATCAGGTGACAAAGACGGCAGACATTTCAGCTGATCTGATTCGTGACGGCATGAATTACGGAAATGTATCAGGCTGTCTCTGCGTGCAGAGCAAGGGGGCGATTTCATCGATCCCGACCCGTCAGCAGATTGAAGCATACCTTGCAGGGAGGAAAGAATAA
- a CDS encoding aldose 1-epimerase family protein encodes MKKQEELMKYVGSMQQVAYVRPLIYTEGRSTQLRAYDVKNGPMQFQVMCDKALDVSQLSYGGVNINFLSKPGLQGRNQYDTNGDEAVRSIMGGLFFTSGVENICAPCRIHGVDYPMHGRMRTTPAEHVGADACWKNGDYELSVSGEMREAALFGENMVLRRRISTIYGTKTLTVSDEFVNEGFREEPLMLLYHINLGYPFLDEHTRLYIHTKKVTPRDEQAAGHEERYDRMDAPRDNEPEYVFIHDIMDQEGGRNEVLAVNEPLGLGLRLSYSMKNLPYFMEWKSVASGDYVIGLEPANSSVYGRPWHEERQSVHLLPPFATERNELTFTVLDGENEIKEAVSRFEAAGQDQPG; translated from the coding sequence ATGAAGAAACAGGAAGAACTGATGAAATATGTGGGAAGCATGCAGCAGGTTGCGTATGTGCGCCCACTGATTTACACAGAAGGAAGAAGTACGCAGCTGCGGGCTTATGATGTGAAAAACGGGCCGATGCAGTTTCAGGTTATGTGTGACAAGGCATTGGATGTGAGTCAGCTGAGCTATGGCGGCGTCAACATCAATTTCCTGTCAAAACCGGGACTTCAGGGCAGAAACCAGTATGATACAAATGGAGATGAGGCTGTCCGCAGCATTATGGGAGGCCTGTTTTTTACTTCCGGCGTTGAGAACATCTGCGCTCCATGCAGAATCCACGGCGTTGACTATCCGATGCACGGAAGGATGCGTACGACACCGGCTGAACATGTTGGAGCGGATGCGTGCTGGAAGAATGGGGATTATGAACTGAGTGTATCCGGAGAGATGCGGGAAGCGGCTCTTTTCGGCGAAAACATGGTTCTGCGCCGTCGCATTTCCACTATTTACGGGACAAAAACGCTGACAGTCTCAGATGAGTTCGTGAATGAGGGGTTCCGCGAGGAACCGCTGATGCTTCTTTATCATATCAATCTGGGATACCCGTTCCTGGACGAACATACTCGGCTGTACATTCATACAAAAAAAGTGACACCGCGGGACGAACAGGCCGCCGGACATGAAGAAAGATATGATCGTATGGATGCGCCGAGGGACAATGAACCTGAGTACGTCTTCATCCATGACATTATGGATCAGGAAGGCGGGCGGAACGAAGTGCTCGCGGTCAATGAACCGCTGGGCCTTGGACTCAGACTTTCCTACAGCATGAAGAATCTGCCGTATTTCATGGAATGGAAATCAGTTGCGTCCGGCGACTATGTGATCGGGCTTGAACCGGCCAATTCCAGTGTATATGGACGGCCATGGCATGAAGAGAGACAAAGTGTGCACCTGCTGCCTCCTTTCGCCACAGAACGGAATGAACTGACATTTACGGTACTGGACGGAGAGAATGAGATCAAAGAAGCAGTCAGCCGCTTTGAGGCGGCCGGCCAGGATCAGCCGGGATGA
- a CDS encoding NAD(P)-dependent oxidoreductase: MRILATDGLAKPAVERLTAGGHEVVEEHFEQSEVGNAIRDFDVVVVRSATKVKEAEIDAAKGSRLKLIVRAGVGLDNISVDYARAAGIEVRNTPKAPSNAVAELALGFLLSCARGIAPATHDLREQKWDKKGYSKGIELEGKICGIIGYGRIGQCLGRKVQALGMHVLSVVHCHKPADCESETMQFVSMQELLERSDFIVLCAPPAEKPILDADAFADMKDGVSVINVSRAKNLDENALYDALNSGKVRAAGIDVWMTEKAANWYLAGHPHVTATPHIGSGTAEAQRRIGEEVVEIIEEKSRELNG; encoded by the coding sequence ATGAGGATACTGGCGACGGATGGTCTTGCAAAACCAGCGGTGGAGAGGCTGACCGCTGGCGGACATGAAGTGGTGGAAGAACACTTTGAGCAGAGTGAGGTAGGAAACGCGATCCGGGATTTCGACGTGGTAGTTGTGCGTTCCGCGACCAAAGTGAAGGAGGCGGAAATCGACGCGGCCAAAGGGAGCCGGCTGAAGCTGATCGTCCGCGCAGGCGTCGGTCTGGACAACATCAGCGTGGATTACGCGCGGGCGGCCGGAATCGAAGTCCGCAACACGCCGAAGGCGCCCTCCAACGCAGTGGCGGAGCTGGCGCTCGGCTTCCTCCTTTCCTGCGCACGGGGTATCGCGCCGGCGACGCATGATCTCAGGGAACAGAAATGGGACAAGAAGGGATACAGCAAAGGAATTGAGCTGGAAGGGAAGATCTGCGGCATCATCGGCTACGGACGGATCGGTCAGTGTCTCGGAAGAAAGGTTCAGGCGCTCGGCATGCATGTCCTGTCCGTTGTTCATTGCCATAAGCCGGCGGACTGCGAGAGTGAGACGATGCAGTTTGTCTCGATGCAGGAACTGCTGGAGCGTTCCGACTTCATAGTTCTGTGCGCGCCTCCGGCTGAGAAGCCGATTCTTGACGCAGACGCTTTTGCCGATATGAAGGACGGCGTCTCCGTGATCAATGTCTCGCGTGCGAAGAATCTGGACGAAAACGCTCTTTACGACGCGCTGAATTCGGGCAAGGTGAGGGCGGCCGGCATTGATGTCTGGATGACGGAAAAGGCGGCGAACTGGTATCTCGCCGGTCACCCGCATGTCACGGCAACTCCCCACATCGGTTCCGGAACTGCGGAGGCACAGCGCAGAATCGGGGAGGAGGTCGTTGAGATCATTGAGGAGAAGAGCAGAGAACTGAACGGGTGA
- a CDS encoding phosphoheptose isomerase family protein: MAFKEDYQQTCRAVLDELEKALSSIDPDSVQRLTADILRADQVFFVGVGRVMLSLQSVCKRMAHLGINAHCVGEITEPCFTDKDLLIVASGSGGSLFPLGIAEKARAVAPHCTIVHVGSNPNSRMKEYADYMVRIPVRTKQYLEDEIDSCQIMTSLFEQSVLLLGDIIAKMIVEREHVDMKSLWKYHANLE; this comes from the coding sequence ATGGCATTTAAGGAGGATTATCAACAGACATGCCGCGCAGTGCTGGATGAACTGGAGAAGGCGTTGAGCAGTATTGATCCCGATTCGGTACAGCGTCTGACGGCAGACATTCTTCGGGCAGATCAGGTCTTCTTCGTCGGGGTCGGCCGTGTGATGCTGTCTCTGCAGAGTGTCTGCAAGCGGATGGCTCATCTGGGAATCAATGCGCACTGCGTTGGTGAGATTACAGAACCATGTTTTACGGATAAGGATCTTCTTATCGTTGCATCCGGATCCGGCGGATCGCTTTTCCCGCTTGGTATTGCGGAGAAAGCAAGAGCGGTGGCGCCGCATTGTACGATTGTTCATGTCGGATCCAATCCGAACAGCAGGATGAAGGAATACGCGGATTATATGGTCAGAATCCCGGTGCGGACAAAGCAGTATCTGGAGGATGAAATTGATTCCTGTCAGATCATGACTTCTCTTTTCGAACAGAGTGTGCTGCTGCTGGGTGACATCATCGCAAAAATGATCGTGGAACGGGAGCATGTGGATATGAAATCACTCTGGAAATATCATGCGAATCTGGAATGA
- the alsK gene encoding allose kinase, translated as MRERDGNILCVEIGGTNLRWGVTDPNNHLLAFEKISSADFSEAGDKGAYLQQLLKPARERYGGICLSLSLASLMDRDRTICYNSPNLKGMDHLPLKTMLEERFRLPVVMERDVNTSLLYELRKQRLNAEGIVIGIFIGTGLGNAMSIDGKIYRGYTGSSCELGHIPLYGLNETCGCGKKGCLELKGSGRTLATLAEEKYHCAVEDIFTLHGEEAEVREVVRICAAAAATEITILDPVCVILGGGVTKMRAFPEEYFRKCVKENLRIPNPRESLRIIPASDDPEAGVVGAALNAEAILALR; from the coding sequence ATGAGAGAAAGAGATGGCAATATTCTGTGCGTTGAGATCGGAGGAACGAATCTTCGATGGGGCGTGACAGATCCGAACAATCACCTGCTCGCCTTTGAAAAAATTTCTTCTGCGGATTTTTCGGAGGCAGGGGATAAAGGAGCGTATCTGCAGCAGCTTCTGAAACCGGCCAGAGAGCGGTATGGAGGTATATGCCTGTCCCTCTCTCTGGCCTCTCTGATGGATCGTGACAGAACGATCTGCTACAATTCTCCAAACCTGAAAGGGATGGATCATCTTCCGCTGAAGACCATGCTTGAAGAACGGTTCCGTCTGCCTGTTGTGATGGAACGGGATGTGAATACTTCACTTCTGTACGAACTCAGAAAGCAAAGGCTGAACGCGGAGGGGATCGTTATCGGGATCTTCATCGGAACCGGACTGGGCAATGCCATGAGCATTGACGGAAAAATATATCGGGGATATACAGGTTCCTCCTGTGAGCTTGGCCACATCCCTCTGTATGGCCTGAACGAGACGTGCGGATGCGGAAAGAAGGGGTGCCTTGAACTGAAGGGAAGCGGCAGGACTCTGGCAACTCTGGCGGAGGAGAAATATCATTGTGCGGTGGAAGATATTTTTACTCTTCACGGTGAAGAGGCGGAGGTGCGCGAGGTCGTACGAATCTGTGCGGCCGCTGCGGCGACGGAGATCACGATTCTTGATCCCGTCTGTGTGATTCTGGGCGGCGGCGTAACGAAAATGAGAGCTTTTCCGGAGGAATATTTCAGGAAATGTGTGAAGGAAAACCTTAGAATTCCGAACCCCAGAGAATCGCTCCGAATCATTCCAGCCAGCGATGATCCGGAAGCCGGTGTTGTGGGAGCAGCGCTGAACGCGGAAGCCATACTGGCTTTGCGGTAA
- a CDS encoding ribulose-phosphate 3-epimerase, translating into MSVWEESCIFSPSLICLDMCNLESQMRVLEQSGIGMLHVDILDGHFSPSMPLGLDTVRQLRKRTNLFFDCHLMTDPQEFFIDELLDIGVQQIVFQAETQPHLDGAINKIHARGVKAGVALKPATPLSELEYVLEKCDTVLLMLINPGYASVKGESQVPYADRKIAELRKMIDRQVLPTKIEIDGRVSMDNIRRYGKHDVDIFVTGSTCLKRDALAESLGQLGELRKTVLE; encoded by the coding sequence ATGTCGGTCTGGGAAGAAAGTTGTATCTTTTCCCCGTCTCTGATTTGTCTTGATATGTGCAATCTTGAAAGTCAGATGCGGGTTCTGGAACAATCAGGAATCGGGATGCTGCATGTGGATATTCTGGACGGCCATTTCAGCCCGAGCATGCCTCTTGGACTGGATACCGTGCGTCAGCTGAGGAAGAGAACGAATCTGTTCTTTGACTGTCACCTGATGACGGATCCTCAGGAATTTTTTATCGATGAACTTCTTGATATCGGTGTGCAGCAGATTGTGTTTCAGGCAGAGACTCAGCCGCATCTTGACGGAGCGATCAATAAGATCCATGCCCGCGGCGTAAAAGCCGGCGTTGCCCTGAAACCGGCCACACCGCTTTCTGAACTGGAGTACGTTCTTGAGAAGTGCGATACGGTTCTTCTCATGCTGATCAATCCGGGATACGCATCCGTAAAGGGAGAGTCACAGGTACCTTACGCAGACAGAAAGATCGCTGAATTGAGGAAGATGATTGACAGACAGGTGCTGCCGACAAAGATTGAAATTGACGGACGTGTCTCTATGGACAATATCAGAAGGTACGGGAAACACGATGTGGATATTTTTGTGACGGGCAGTACATGTCTGAAAAGAGACGCGCTGGCGGAGAGCCTTGGGCAGCTTGGCGAGCTCCGGAAGACCGTTCTGGAGTAA
- a CDS encoding ROK family protein, giving the protein MLEAGYLTENHEQIPQKERGRNAVSLSISHRAPKLAGVLISRNRIEGICCDLSLHVLARRASILGPSTTRESLIRKIFEILDDILVPGCSVAAIGVSSVGPVSSTSGMILKPFYFFNIHDVPIVRLLQDRYHIPVFLDHDNQNAVLAEYMYGKWRDTEDLLFLGVGDGIGSGIISCGKRYENTRGLPPEIGHVSIDMNGRLCPCGNRGCLETYIRSETVLNELRSTTGLPLSYRQFAELQDHPEVDRVFHAVMKRLAAGTINVLNIVHCQTVILGNDASFWKEQYVRELEQYVNRYQFIRERNEIRIVKASFGRDDALLGAAANAAEIIFRGNILFDKAHDEND; this is encoded by the coding sequence ATGCTGGAAGCAGGATATTTAACAGAGAATCATGAGCAGATCCCACAGAAGGAGAGGGGAAGAAATGCCGTTAGTCTGAGCATCAGCCATCGCGCACCGAAGCTGGCGGGGGTTCTGATTTCCCGAAACCGGATAGAAGGAATCTGCTGTGACCTTTCACTGCATGTTCTGGCGCGGCGCGCATCCATATTAGGGCCATCTACTACACGGGAAAGTCTGATCCGGAAGATTTTTGAGATTCTGGATGATATTCTAGTGCCAGGCTGCTCTGTTGCGGCGATCGGAGTGTCCTCTGTAGGACCTGTCAGCAGCACAAGCGGAATGATTCTGAAACCCTTCTATTTTTTTAATATCCATGATGTCCCGATTGTCCGGCTTCTTCAGGACCGATATCATATACCGGTTTTTCTTGACCATGACAACCAGAATGCAGTGCTGGCCGAGTACATGTACGGGAAGTGGCGTGATACGGAGGACCTTCTCTTTCTCGGAGTCGGCGACGGGATCGGGAGCGGTATTATTTCATGCGGAAAACGTTATGAAAACACCCGCGGCCTGCCGCCTGAAATCGGTCATGTCAGCATCGATATGAATGGCCGCCTTTGCCCATGCGGAAACAGAGGCTGTCTGGAGACTTATATCAGATCAGAGACGGTGCTGAATGAACTGCGCAGTACAACGGGTCTGCCGCTGTCTTACCGGCAGTTTGCGGAATTGCAGGATCATCCGGAAGTGGATCGCGTGTTTCACGCCGTAATGAAGAGACTGGCGGCCGGAACGATCAACGTGCTGAACATTGTGCACTGCCAGACGGTGATACTGGGAAATGACGCTTCGTTCTGGAAGGAACAGTATGTACGGGAACTGGAACAGTATGTCAACCGTTATCAGTTTATCAGAGAACGCAATGAGATCAGGATCGTAAAGGCAAGCTTCGGGAGAGATGATGCGCTGCTCGGCGCTGCAGCTAATGCCGCCGAAATAATTTTCAGAGGAAACATTCTGTTTGACAAGGCACATGACGAAAATGATTGA
- a CDS encoding D-lyxose/D-mannose family sugar isomerase, with protein sequence MKRSEINATIRKFEALLEECRFCLPPYLSFTPDEWKTKNHEYDEIRDNELGWDVTDYGEGHFDKLGLALITIRNGNIHNPEYPKPYAEKIMMCDSGQVSPMHYHVNKMEDIICRGGNDIVFTFYNADQSRVHRQEDGRDVFEKDLENDVLIYRDGRRYKVRAGEPVRIHKGESITLVPYQYHEFIIPAGGPSLIGEVSKVNDDHTDNFFHEPLGRFPHIEEDEPAYRLLCTEYPKAKD encoded by the coding sequence ATGAAACGTTCGGAAATCAATGCTACGATCAGAAAATTCGAGGCTTTGCTTGAGGAGTGCAGATTCTGTCTTCCGCCTTATCTCAGCTTTACGCCGGATGAATGGAAGACGAAGAACCATGAGTACGATGAAATCAGGGATAATGAGCTGGGCTGGGATGTGACTGATTATGGAGAGGGTCACTTCGATAAGCTCGGACTTGCGCTGATTACGATTCGAAATGGAAATATTCATAATCCGGAATATCCGAAGCCGTATGCCGAGAAAATCATGATGTGCGACAGCGGGCAGGTTTCTCCGATGCATTATCATGTGAATAAGATGGAAGATATTATCTGCCGCGGCGGAAACGACATTGTGTTCACTTTCTATAATGCGGATCAAAGCCGCGTGCATCGTCAGGAAGATGGACGGGATGTTTTTGAGAAGGATCTTGAGAACGATGTTCTGATCTATCGTGACGGCCGACGGTACAAGGTCAGAGCCGGTGAACCGGTTCGTATCCATAAGGGAGAGTCGATTACACTGGTTCCGTATCAGTATCATGAGTTTATCATTCCTGCCGGAGGTCCGTCACTGATTGGAGAAGTGTCCAAGGTGAATGATGACCATACGGACAATTTCTTCCATGAGCCGTTGGGCAGATTCCCTCATATTGAGGAGGATGAGCCTGCGTATCGGCTGCTTTGCACGGAGTATCCGAAGGCAAAGGACTGA